A single Prevotella sp. E15-22 DNA region contains:
- a CDS encoding glycosyltransferase family 2 protein gives MKHQLSILIPIYNNDCREQVEALSTQAQAIKNLEFEIVVADDGSDEGLLRTVTNRPEPSTDFSQTWQHLPGVRYIRRKHNVGRAAIRNFLAREARYEWLLFMDGDMSIPSNNFVKQWVEANTGQLAYGGYIVGSGESSSLRYLYEKQCEPMHRAEERRKRPFQHFHTCNFMIQRELMLSHPFDERFRHYGYEDVLFGKQLRAAGVSICHIDNPAGFFDFEDNAHFVSKTEEGLRTLNEFRTDLRGYSQMLTFVDGIHVGIVKWIFILWHRLFGEAERRNLCGKRPSLKLFKLYRLGYFLTIERKNDK, from the coding sequence ATGAAGCATCAACTATCTATTCTCATACCTATATACAATAACGACTGCCGTGAGCAAGTGGAAGCCCTGAGCACTCAGGCGCAGGCTATCAAGAACCTGGAGTTCGAGATTGTAGTGGCCGACGACGGGTCGGACGAAGGACTGTTGCGGACCGTGACTAACAGACCTGAGCCATCAACAGACTTCTCGCAGACATGGCAGCATCTGCCCGGTGTACGTTATATCCGCCGCAAGCATAACGTAGGACGCGCCGCCATCCGCAATTTTCTGGCACGCGAGGCTCGCTACGAATGGTTATTGTTTATGGATGGCGACATGTCCATCCCTAGTAACAATTTTGTAAAGCAATGGGTTGAGGCCAACACCGGCCAGCTAGCCTATGGCGGCTACATTGTAGGCAGCGGCGAGTCGTCTTCACTACGATATCTGTATGAGAAGCAATGCGAACCGATGCATCGCGCCGAAGAGCGCAGGAAGCGTCCGTTTCAGCATTTTCACACCTGCAATTTCATGATTCAAAGAGAGTTAATGCTGTCACACCCGTTCGACGAGCGTTTTCGTCATTATGGCTACGAAGACGTACTCTTTGGTAAGCAACTACGGGCGGCAGGCGTCAGCATATGTCACATTGACAATCCCGCGGGATTCTTCGACTTCGAAGATAATGCCCACTTTGTCAGCAAGACAGAAGAAGGCTTACGCACTCTTAACGAATTCAGAACCGATCTGCGCGGCTACTCGCAAATGCTAACTTTTGTTGATGGCATTCACGTGGGAATAGTAAAATGGATTTTTATTTTATGGCACAGATTATTTGGCGAAGCAGAACGTCGGAATCTATGTGGAAAGAGGCCCTCTCTCAAGCTTTTCAAACTCTATAGGTTAGGATATTTCCTAACAATAGAAAGAAAGAACGATAAGTAA
- the rhaM gene encoding L-rhamnose mutarotase, translated as MKRFAFKMFLKPGCEAEYERRHAAIWPELKQMIKEQGVGNYSIYWDKDTNILFAYQECSKETSSQDTENIDPITQRWWDMMADIMEVNADNSPVTIPLPELFHMD; from the coding sequence ATGAAAAGATTTGCATTCAAAATGTTTCTAAAACCGGGTTGCGAGGCCGAATACGAAAGACGACACGCTGCCATATGGCCTGAGTTAAAACAGATGATTAAGGAACAGGGAGTGGGAAACTACAGTATTTACTGGGACAAAGACACAAATATTCTCTTTGCATATCAAGAATGTTCAAAAGAGACCAGCTCGCAAGATACGGAAAACATTGACCCCATTACACAGCGATGGTGGGACATGATGGCCGACATTATGGAAGTGAATGCCGACAATTCGCCTGTCACCATCCCCCTACCCGAGTTGTTTCATATGGACTGA
- a CDS encoding ATPase gives MKQHILIADSGSTKTEWDLDGLRIKTQGINPFHQDDDTIRAILCDELLPQLYSHCSVSEFSSLKVSFYGSGVRPELEEKIVRLLSEAFPEAKQIDAHSDLLGAAIALCGHSEGIACILGTGANSCLFDGQRIVKNTPPMGYVLGDEGSGAVLGIRFLNALYKDRLPHTILSDFEAYIGMNLAQVVDRVYRQPLANRWLASLSEFIHAHVDEPLIEALVVENFRDFLRYNVDPYGRRDLPVSALGSIAYYYQSQFLEALKSEGYTVGKILRGPLDGLVRQTV, from the coding sequence ATGAAACAACACATTCTGATAGCTGACAGTGGTAGTACCAAGACTGAATGGGACTTGGATGGATTACGCATAAAAACGCAGGGTATTAATCCCTTTCATCAAGACGATGACACTATTCGTGCCATTTTGTGTGATGAATTGCTTCCACAGCTATATTCTCATTGTTCTGTTTCAGAATTCTCGTCTCTCAAGGTTTCCTTTTATGGTAGTGGCGTGCGTCCTGAATTGGAGGAAAAGATTGTACGGTTACTTAGCGAAGCTTTCCCAGAAGCAAAGCAGATAGATGCTCATAGCGATTTGTTAGGAGCCGCTATTGCTCTATGTGGTCATAGTGAGGGTATTGCTTGTATACTAGGAACGGGCGCTAACTCATGCCTGTTCGATGGGCAGCGTATTGTGAAAAATACGCCACCCATGGGGTATGTTCTGGGCGACGAGGGCAGCGGAGCCGTGCTTGGTATTCGCTTTCTCAACGCCCTCTATAAGGACCGCTTGCCTCATACTATTCTTTCTGATTTTGAGGCTTACATCGGCATGAATCTTGCACAGGTTGTTGACCGTGTTTATCGTCAGCCTCTAGCCAATCGTTGGCTTGCTTCTTTGTCGGAGTTTATCCACGCCCACGTGGACGAACCATTGATTGAGGCGCTTGTTGTTGAGAACTTCCGCGATTTTCTTCGCTATAACGTTGACCCATACGGTCGTCGTGACCTTCCAGTATCTGCATTGGGCAGTATTGCATATTATTATCAGAGTCAGTTTCTTGAGGCCTTAAAATCAGAAGGCTACACAGTGGGAAAGATACTGCGCGGCCCTCTGGATGGTTTGGTGAGGCAGACGGTCTAG
- a CDS encoding transglycosylase SLT domain-containing protein, whose product MASCTQRQDIVTPPWANQQQISDTAEFDLAAIQQAGELIGLTLSGPDTYYTYRGQLLGTQYLLGERFATEIGVRLRIEVCRDSAELKTRLAAGDGDVILMSIDTTNHSMPGWVIGKGKPLLTAAIRQWYRPALLDEVKKEERQMFLRPLVRRRVYAPMLSRGVISHYDSYFRTYCKSIGWDWRLLASQCYQESTFDPQAQSWAGAKGLMQIMPGTADHLGLSRTDMHNPEKSIEAATRYIKELDGELSDIHDRYERENFVLASYNGGLQHVRDAMRLAQRDGKNPQVWDQVKPYVLKLNLPRYYRDTLVHAGYMRGQETVEYVDHIRQRYMKYRKSAR is encoded by the coding sequence TTGGCGTCTTGTACACAGCGGCAGGATATTGTAACGCCACCTTGGGCTAATCAGCAGCAGATTTCCGATACTGCAGAATTCGATTTGGCAGCCATCCAACAAGCGGGCGAATTGATAGGCTTGACTCTTTCAGGTCCTGATACCTATTATACCTATCGTGGTCAACTTTTGGGCACACAGTATTTGCTGGGTGAAAGGTTTGCCACAGAGATTGGTGTCCGTCTTCGTATAGAGGTTTGTCGTGACAGTGCTGAACTTAAAACTCGTCTGGCTGCTGGTGATGGCGATGTGATATTAATGTCTATTGATACCACTAATCATTCTATGCCAGGATGGGTAATAGGTAAGGGTAAACCTCTCTTGACTGCAGCCATACGTCAATGGTATCGCCCCGCTTTGCTTGACGAAGTGAAAAAGGAAGAACGGCAGATGTTCTTACGGCCTTTAGTTCGTCGTAGAGTTTATGCGCCAATGCTTAGTCGTGGCGTTATTTCACACTATGACAGTTATTTCCGTACTTATTGTAAAAGTATTGGTTGGGATTGGCGCTTGTTAGCTTCCCAATGTTATCAGGAGTCTACTTTTGACCCACAAGCACAGTCGTGGGCTGGAGCAAAAGGCCTCATGCAGATTATGCCAGGTACGGCCGACCATCTTGGTCTTTCGCGTACCGATATGCATAATCCCGAGAAAAGTATTGAGGCTGCCACACGTTATATTAAAGAACTTGATGGAGAACTAAGTGACATTCATGATCGTTATGAACGCGAGAACTTTGTTTTAGCATCTTATAATGGTGGTTTGCAACATGTACGAGACGCTATGCGTTTGGCTCAACGCGATGGGAAGAATCCGCAGGTATGGGATCAGGTGAAACCCTACGTCTTAAAATTGAATTTGCCTCGTTACTATCGCGACACGTTGGTACATGCAGGCTATATGCGCGGACAAGAAACAGTAGAATATGTTGACCATATTCGACAAAGATATATGAAATATAGAAAATCTGCAAGATGA
- the hisG gene encoding ATP phosphoribosyltransferase, whose product MLRIAVQSKGRLFDDTMQLLNEADIKVSASKRTLLVESSNFPLEVLYLRDDDIPQSVASGVADIGVVGENEFMEKGAEAEIVSRLGFSRCRLSLALPKDIDYKGLEWFEGKTIATSYPVILKKFLDEHHIHAEIHVITGSVEISPGIGLADAIFDIVSSGSTLVSNNLREVEVVMKSEALLIGYPGMSKEKKDLLNQMLFRFAAVREAEDKKYVRMNVPKARMQEIINVLPGLKSPTIIPLADEEWCSVHTVLDQKRFWEIIGQLKELGAQGILVTPIEKMIL is encoded by the coding sequence ATGCTTAGAATCGCAGTTCAGTCAAAAGGTCGTCTGTTCGACGACACGATGCAGTTGCTCAATGAGGCCGACATCAAAGTGAGTGCCAGTAAGAGAACTCTGCTGGTTGAATCCAGCAACTTTCCTTTAGAGGTTCTTTACTTGCGCGATGACGATATTCCACAGAGTGTGGCCTCTGGAGTGGCAGACATAGGTGTGGTTGGCGAGAACGAATTCATGGAGAAGGGCGCTGAGGCAGAAATAGTCTCACGTCTAGGATTCAGTCGCTGCCGCCTGTCACTGGCCCTTCCAAAAGACATTGATTACAAAGGACTGGAATGGTTTGAAGGAAAAACCATTGCCACCTCGTATCCCGTCATTCTTAAAAAGTTCCTCGACGAGCATCATATCCATGCTGAGATTCATGTAATCACCGGTAGTGTAGAGATTAGCCCAGGTATCGGTCTGGCAGACGCAATCTTCGACATTGTAAGCAGTGGCTCAACATTAGTGAGCAACAATCTGCGCGAGGTGGAGGTTGTTATGAAGAGCGAAGCTCTGTTAATTGGTTATCCTGGCATGAGCAAAGAGAAAAAGGATCTTTTGAACCAAATGCTGTTTCGTTTTGCAGCTGTTCGCGAGGCCGAAGACAAAAAGTACGTACGCATGAACGTACCCAAGGCACGCATGCAGGAGATTATCAACGTTCTGCCTGGACTGAAGAGTCCAACAATCATCCCCTTGGCAGACGAGGAATGGTGCTCCGTTCACACGGTACTCGACCAGAAACGATTCTGGGAGATTATCGGTCAATTAAAAGAATTAGGTGCTCAGGGCATTCTTGTAACCCCCATCGAGAAAATGATCCTGTAA
- the hisD gene encoding histidinol dehydrogenase: MKIIKRPRQEDWAEICQRPHLDITQLMSTVNTVLCDIKTRGDKAVYEYEERFDHVVLNSLSVTESEIDEAETLVSKELKDAIALAHENIYQFHAAQKFEGQKIKTRPGVECWQKSVPIEKVGLYIPGGTAPLFSTVLMLATPAKIAGCKEIVLCTPPNREGKVNPAILVAARTAGVSKIFKAGGVQAIGAMAYGTESVPKVFKIFGPGNQYVMAAKQQVSLGDVAIDMPAGPSEVCVLADETANAVFVAADLLSQAEHGVDSQVLFVTTSEKMLNKVIDETNRQLNLLPRREMAKKSLDNSRFVLVESAGEMMALSNAYAPEHLIIQTANYQEMAEKVVNAGSVFLGQYACESAGDYASGTNHTLPTHGYATAYSGVNLDSYCRKVTFQHLTEEGIREIGPAVELMAAAEQLDAHKNAMTVRIQEIASK; this comes from the coding sequence ATGAAAATTATAAAAAGACCCCGACAGGAAGATTGGGCCGAGATATGTCAACGTCCACATCTTGACATCACGCAACTGATGAGCACTGTGAATACTGTGCTTTGCGATATCAAAACACGTGGTGACAAGGCTGTGTATGAATATGAAGAGCGTTTTGACCATGTTGTACTCAATTCACTGTCAGTTACTGAAAGTGAGATTGATGAGGCCGAAACGCTAGTAAGCAAAGAATTGAAAGATGCCATTGCACTGGCTCACGAAAACATCTATCAATTTCATGCTGCTCAAAAGTTTGAAGGTCAGAAGATAAAAACTCGCCCTGGAGTTGAATGTTGGCAAAAAAGTGTACCCATTGAAAAAGTTGGTCTCTATATACCCGGCGGAACAGCTCCACTCTTTTCTACTGTATTAATGCTGGCTACACCAGCTAAAATTGCTGGTTGCAAGGAGATTGTACTTTGTACGCCTCCCAATCGCGAGGGCAAGGTGAATCCAGCAATTCTTGTGGCAGCCCGTACGGCTGGTGTCAGTAAGATTTTCAAAGCCGGTGGTGTACAGGCTATTGGTGCAATGGCATACGGAACAGAATCTGTGCCCAAGGTATTCAAAATCTTTGGACCGGGCAACCAATATGTAATGGCAGCTAAGCAACAAGTATCATTGGGTGATGTTGCTATCGACATGCCTGCTGGCCCAAGTGAGGTATGCGTACTGGCTGATGAAACCGCTAACGCTGTATTCGTGGCTGCTGACCTACTGTCACAAGCAGAACATGGTGTTGACTCACAAGTGCTATTCGTTACTACCTCTGAAAAAATGCTCAACAAGGTAATCGATGAGACTAACCGACAGTTGAATTTGTTGCCACGTAGGGAAATGGCGAAGAAATCTTTAGACAATAGTCGATTTGTCCTAGTAGAATCAGCAGGCGAAATGATGGCACTCTCTAACGCGTATGCACCAGAACATCTTATAATACAAACAGCCAACTACCAAGAGATGGCAGAGAAGGTGGTGAACGCAGGCAGCGTATTCTTAGGACAATATGCATGTGAAAGTGCTGGCGACTATGCAAGCGGCACTAACCACACATTGCCGACGCATGGTTATGCTACTGCCTACAGCGGCGTGAACCTGGACAGCTATTGTCGCAAGGTCACATTCCAGCATCTCACTGAAGAAGGCATTCGTGAGATAGGCCCTGCAGTAGAACTTATGGCAGCAGCCGAGCAACTAGATGCACACAAAAACGCTATGACGGTGAGAATCCAAGAGATTGCCTCTAAATAG
- the hisC gene encoding histidinol-phosphate transaminase, which yields MKPLEQLVRKNIWNLAPYSCARNEFSGVNATVFLDANENPYGNQLNRYPDPMQMELKQKIEEVKGIPANYTFLGNGSDEAIDLVYRCFCEPKEDNVVAIEPTYGMYKVCADINDVEYRPVLLDENYQITAEKLLAACDDYTKVIWICSPNNPTGNDLHREEIVKLLESFDGIVIVDEAYSDFSKLRPLRYELPRYPNLIVLNTLSKAWASAAIRLGMAFASPEIIDIFNKVKYPYNVNYLTQQQAIKVLSDPYEVDRWIQLILQERVRMQEAFSLLPLCEKVYPTDANFFLAKVTDAQSIYDYLVKQGIIVRNRTRVQLCKNCLRVTIGTRNENNELIGALRQFK from the coding sequence ATGAAGCCTTTAGAACAATTAGTTAGAAAAAACATATGGAACCTGGCTCCCTATAGTTGCGCTCGCAACGAATTTTCAGGAGTCAATGCAACTGTATTCCTTGATGCCAACGAGAATCCGTATGGCAATCAACTGAACCGTTATCCCGATCCAATGCAGATGGAGTTGAAGCAAAAGATTGAGGAGGTTAAAGGAATTCCAGCCAATTATACATTTCTTGGCAATGGCAGCGACGAAGCTATCGATTTGGTATATCGTTGTTTCTGCGAACCAAAGGAAGACAACGTCGTAGCCATCGAACCAACCTACGGCATGTATAAGGTATGTGCAGACATCAACGATGTGGAATATAGACCGGTTTTATTAGACGAAAATTATCAGATAACGGCAGAAAAGTTGCTGGCCGCATGCGATGATTATACAAAGGTTATCTGGATATGTAGTCCAAACAACCCCACTGGTAATGATCTCCACCGCGAAGAAATAGTAAAGTTACTCGAGTCATTTGACGGAATAGTCATTGTTGACGAAGCATATAGCGACTTCTCAAAATTGCGTCCCTTACGCTATGAGTTACCTCGCTACCCCAACCTCATTGTGCTCAACACACTGAGCAAGGCATGGGCATCGGCTGCTATTCGCTTAGGTATGGCATTTGCATCGCCTGAGATTATCGATATCTTCAACAAAGTGAAGTATCCCTACAACGTGAACTATCTAACTCAACAGCAAGCCATCAAAGTGCTTAGTGACCCATATGAGGTGGATCGCTGGATTCAGCTCATTCTTCAGGAACGCGTACGTATGCAAGAGGCTTTCAGTCTGCTGCCTTTATGCGAGAAAGTTTATCCAACAGACGCCAACTTCTTCCTTGCTAAAGTAACGGATGCCCAAAGCATCTATGACTATTTGGTGAAACAAGGTATCATCGTTCGCAACCGCACGCGTGTTCAGCTATGCAAAAACTGCCTGCGCGTCACCATTGGCACACGCAACGAAAACAATGAACTTATTGGTGCTCTTCGCCAGTTTAAGTAA
- a CDS encoding RNA methyltransferase has translation MISKNNLKFVHQLEQKKYRRKEGLFVAEGPKVVGDLMTAGFNPRMLFAVEEWIKKELTGCVQEVTDDELRKLSFLQHPQQVLGVFEIPESKTCKSISEDELYLALDGVQDPGNLGTIIRLADWFGINTIFCSEDTADVWNPKVIQATMGSIARVEVVYTNLKQLIKQTNLPVYGTLLDGKDIYAQELTEHGIIVMGNEGNGISPEIRQLITNKLLIPKFQEGPESLNVAIATAITCSEFKRRIR, from the coding sequence ATGATAAGCAAAAACAATTTAAAGTTTGTTCATCAGCTGGAGCAAAAGAAATATCGTCGCAAAGAAGGACTGTTCGTTGCCGAAGGTCCCAAGGTGGTAGGCGATCTAATGACTGCGGGGTTTAATCCCCGCATGCTCTTTGCTGTTGAAGAATGGATAAAAAAGGAACTAACAGGATGTGTTCAGGAAGTAACCGACGATGAATTACGCAAATTAAGTTTTCTGCAACATCCACAGCAAGTGTTAGGGGTATTTGAAATTCCTGAAAGCAAGACATGCAAATCCATCTCGGAAGATGAATTGTATTTAGCTCTTGACGGAGTGCAGGACCCAGGTAACCTTGGAACAATCATCCGTTTGGCTGACTGGTTCGGTATCAATACTATTTTCTGTTCAGAGGATACTGCCGACGTATGGAATCCCAAAGTAATTCAGGCCACAATGGGTAGTATTGCACGAGTCGAAGTAGTATACACGAATTTGAAGCAACTAATAAAACAAACAAATCTGCCCGTATATGGAACTTTGCTTGATGGGAAAGACATTTACGCACAAGAGTTAACTGAGCATGGTATCATTGTGATGGGTAACGAGGGTAATGGCATTTCACCCGAAATTCGTCAACTGATAACAAACAAGTTACTTATACCCAAATTTCAAGAAGGTCCAGAGAGTTTAAACGTTGCCATTGCCACGGCTATCACATGCTCTGAGTTTAAACGTAGAATACGATAA
- a CDS encoding GNAT family N-acetyltransferase, protein MSTSIITLRAIEPEDLDLLYRIENDDELWGVGVTNVPYSRYVLHSFLSETTSDIYTDKQVRLVIENEENKVVGLADLMSFDPKNCRAELGLVVMREYRHQGYAREAVLKLQEYALNTLHLHQIYAVIPVDNENSLQLFRRLNYQISAHLKDWLFDGIRYHDALVMQHVLA, encoded by the coding sequence ATGAGTACGTCCATAATTACATTACGAGCTATTGAACCCGAAGATCTCGATTTGCTTTATCGCATAGAGAATGATGACGAGTTGTGGGGGGTGGGGGTAACAAACGTGCCTTATTCACGTTACGTTCTACATTCGTTCTTATCAGAAACAACATCTGACATTTATACTGATAAACAAGTAAGATTGGTAATTGAGAACGAGGAGAATAAGGTAGTCGGTCTTGCCGACCTTATGTCATTTGACCCAAAGAATTGTAGGGCAGAGTTAGGACTTGTTGTGATGCGTGAATATCGTCATCAAGGATATGCACGAGAGGCTGTACTTAAGTTGCAGGAATATGCATTGAACACCTTACACCTTCATCAGATATATGCAGTTATCCCTGTTGACAATGAGAACTCATTACAACTCTTTCGTCGATTGAACTATCAGATATCAGCGCACCTCAAAGACTGGCTTTTCGATGGCATACGTTATCATGATGCATTAGTGATGCAGCATGTGTTAGCGTAA